In the genome of Candidatus Chlamydia corallus, the window GGGGAAGTATGGGAAAAACAGGGATTTTCTAGGAGGCCGTTTTTGTGTCTGGGAAGAAAGATAGTGTTGGGGGAATGATCTTTGTCCCTCTTGGAATCCTATTACTAATCTTTTTGCCTCTTCCTCAGATCCTTCTTGATTTTGGATTATGTGTTAGTTTTGCATTATCTTTATTGACTGTCTGCTGGGTGTTTAATCTAAATTCAAGTAGTTCAGGGAAGCTCTTTTCTCCTTTTTTCTTGTACCTTTGCCTATTGCGATTGGGACTAAATCTTGCCTCGACACGGCGGATTGTCTCATTGGGAACAGCCTCTCCTATGATTTTTTCTCTAGGAAGTTTTTTCTCTTTGGGAAGTTTATGGGCAGCAACATTTGCGTGCCTCCTTCTTTTCTTTGTGAACTTTTTGATGATTTCCAAGGGTTCTGAAAGAATTGCAGAGGTGCGTTCTCGATTTGTCTTAGAAGCTCTTCCAGCCAAACAGATGGCTTTAGATGCTGATCTTGTTTCTGGAAGAGCTTCGTATAAGGCCATCAAAAGACAAAAAAATGAACTTGTAGAAGAAAGCGATTTCTTTTCTGCCATGGAGGGGGTCTTTCGTTTTGTTAAAGGGGATGCTATTATTAGTTGTATCCTTTTGCTTGTTAACGTGATTTCTGTAACTTGTCTTCATTATACTTCGGGTTATCCTCTTGAAGAAATGTGGTTTACAGTTTTAGGAGATACTCTAGTTAGTCAAGTTCCTGCTTTGCTTACTTCCTGTGCTGCAGCGACTCTTATCAGTAAAATCGATAAGGAAGAGAGCCTCTTAAACCGTCTAATAGAATACTACAAACAGTTGCGTCAGCATTTCAGAGTTGTCGCGCTATTGATCCTTTCTTTATGCTGTATTCCAAGTTCCCCAAAGTTTCCTATAGCTTTGCTTGCAAGTCTCTTATGGTTGGCATATCGAAAAGAGGAGCTTTCATCAGAAGATTCTTGTATAGCACACGCTTTCTCTTATGTAGAGGGGGTGTGCCCTAAAGAACAAGAATCCGAGTTCTATCGAGTATATCGCATTGCATCTGACAAAGTATTTGAAGATCTAGGAGTTAGGTTGCCTAAGCTGCATTGTCTGCGTAGTGAGGGAGAACGTCCTTCGCTTCGATTATTCGGCCAGAATTTATACTTTGATGAAATGACTGTAAAGACACTGCTTCCTTTCTTGAGAAACATAGCTCATGAGGCTCTGAATGGAGAGGCGGTCCAAAAGTACCTTCAAGAATCAGAGAGGTTATTCGGCATCGCCGTTGAGGAAATCATTCCCAAGAAAATCTCCTTAAGCTCGCTTGTGGTTCTTTCTCGTCTACTTGTTAGAGAAAGAGTATCGCTTAAGCTCTTTCCAAAGATCCTAGAGGCAGTTGCCGTATACCAAAATTCTGGAGATAGCTTGGAGATCCTTGCTGAAAAAGTGCGAAAATCTCTGGGGCATTGGATTGGAAGAAGCCTATGGGATCAGAAACAAACTCTTGAGGTCATCACCGTAGATTTTCATGTTGAAGAATTGATAAATAGTTCTTATTCAAAGTCTAATCCCGCAATGCAAGAGAACGTTATTCGCCAGATAGATAGTCTTTTAGAACAGTCAGTATTTAAAGATTTCCGAGCTATTGTTACCAGCTGTGAAACACGGTTTGAAATGAAAAAAATGCTCGATCCACATTTTCCAGATCTTTTGGTGTTATCTCATAATGAACTTCCTAAAGAAATCCCAATTTCCTTTTTAGGAATAGTTTCGGACGAGGTTTTAGTTCCCTAGTTTAATTCAATATGTGGTAAAACTTAGTATTTTTATGTTTTTTGTTAGTGTAAGTATTGTTTAAAAATTTTTTTTAAATTAATCTAATAAATAACTACATAAGAAAAAATTTGTGAAAACACAGCAGACTCAAAACATTGCAGAGGTTTGGAGCTTCTATTGGGAAACTCAACAAATTGAGTATCGCGATAGCTTAATCGAGTTCTACTTGCCTTTAGTAAAAAGTGTGGTTCATCGTTTGATTTCAGGGATGCCTGCTCACGTTAAGACCGAGGATTTATATGCTTCAGGTATTGAAGGCTTACTGCGTGCGGTTGAACGCTATAATCCCGAGAGAAGTCCTCGGTTTAAAGGGTATGCGGTATTTTTGATTAAGGCTGCAATTATTGATGATCTGCGTAAGCAAGACTGGGTTCCCCGCAGTGTACATCAAAAAGCGAATAAGTTGTCAGGAGCTATGGACTGTCTTCGCCAGTCTTTAGGCAAAGAACCCACTGATCTTGAACTTTGTGAGTATCTCAATATTTCGCAACAAGAACTCTCGGGATGGTTTGTATCAGCTCGTCCTGCACTACTTGTTTCCTTGAATGAAGAGTGGCCTTCCCAAAGTGATGCTGGATGTGGTATAACCCTTCAAGAGAAAATCGCCGATGAACGGGCGGAGACAGGTTACGATGTTGTAGATAAAAAAGAATTTTCTCTATATCTAGCCAATGCAATTCAGGAACTTGAGGAAAAGGAACGCAAGGTCATGGCCTTGTATTACTATGAAGAGCTTGTCCTTAAGGAAATCGGCAAGGTCCTCGGAGTAAGTGAATCTCGCGTTTCTCAAATTCACTCTAAAGCACTACTTAAGCTTCGTGCAGCGTTATCGGCGTTTCGATAAATAAAATTCCCAGGTTTTAAGAGAATTCCCATAGCTAGGAGTACCCCACCTACGACACAAACTAATCCGTAAAGAATCTGTTTAGTCAACACCATAACAATGCAGCCGACAATCGTGCAAATTCCTCCCAGAGTCAAAAGAAGAATATTGAGCAGCCATTCTTTCAAACATGGCGAGAGGAGGGGGAAGGCTTTTGTAGTTGGGGGAATGGTATTTAGAACAGTCGGAACCCCGAGCGGAGATGTAGACATAGCAACCTTATCTTTAGAAAAGATAGAAGTTATGGTACCCCAGAGAGGGGATTATTCTCAGCGTACAATCTTTTCTTTATTCTTAGATAAGCGGTGCCTTGCATATAAGCTTCAGGATCGATAAGATAGAGCTTCGCAATTCTTACTGTGTGCCACCACTCATGCAATCATGGTTAAACTACTTACAAGAGCGAGATATTGTTGAAGATTTTTCCTCTGGCTTGGAGTCCGTAGAGGGACCTATATCAGGTTATTTGGGATTTGATCCTACCGGACCAGCTTTGCACATTGGTCACTGGATTGGGATTTGTTTCTTGAAACGACTGGCGACTTTAGGGGTGACTCCTGTGGCGCTAGTTGGGGGAGCTACAGGCATGGTTGGGGATCCCTCAGGGAAACATAGTGAGAGGTCGCTACTTCAGACAGACGAAGTTTTAGATAATAGTCAAAAGATTAGCGCGTGTTTGCAGAGATATCTTCCTGGTATTACTCTTGTAAACAATGCAGACTGGCTGCAGAAGATGTCCTTGATTGATTTTTTACGTGATGTAGGGAAACACTTTCGTTTAGGCCAAATGCTCGCAAAAGATACAATAAGGCAGCGGGTGCAGTCTGATGAGGGAATTAGCTATACTGAATTTAGCTATTTAATCCTGCAGTCATACGATTTTTATCACCTATTTAAAAATTACCGCACAATCTTGCAGTGTGGTGGTAGCGATCAGTGGGGGAATATCACTTCAGGAATAGATTTCATTCGCCGTAAAGGATTAGGTCAGGCTTACGGTCTTACCTATCCTTTATTAACTAATGCTCAAGGGAAAAAAATAGGAAAAACAGAATCAGGAACCGTATGGCTCGATCCAGAACGAACCTCTCCTTTTGAGCTATACCAATACCTGCTCCGTTTGCCTGATAGCGACATCCCTAAAATTGCTAGGACGTTAACTTTATTGAGCAATGAAAAAATTCACGATATTGATAGAGAATTACAGACCGATCCAATTGCAGTAAAGGAGTTTGTCGCTCAAGATATCCTGCGTGCTATTCATGGAGAACCAGGGCTTCAAGAGGCACTTTCCGTAACTCGTAGTATCCATCCAGGGAGTCTTTCATCCTTATCCCAAGAAGATTTTCATGAGTTATTTGTAGGAGGTATGGGAGTGTCATTGGATAAATCTGAGGTATTAGGAAAGCAATGGTTAGACGTATTTTTTGCTGTAGAACTGTGTAAATCCAAAGGAGAAGCTCGAAGGCTAATTGAACAAAAAGGATTATATATTAATAATGTGCCCCTTGCTAATGAGCAGAGTGTTTGTGAAGAAAAAGATATCTTTTATGGTCACTACGTGTTGTTAGCTCAAGGTAAAAAGCGAAAACTTGTTCTATATCTAAACTAGTTTAAGGAGGTTAGGTAGATTTGCAAACGGATATTGGTCTTATAGGCTTAGCTGTCATGGGGAAAAATCTTGTCTTAAACATGATAGATCATGGCTTTTCTGTCTCTGTGTATAATCGGACTCCAGAGAAAACTCGGGATTTCTTGAAAGAACATCCGAATCACAAAGAACTTTTGGGTTTTGAATCGCTCGAAGATTTCGTGACTTCTTTGCAGAGGCCCCGGAAGATAATGTTGATGATACAGGCAGGGCAGCCCGTGGATCAAAGCATTCATTTGCTATTGCCTTTGCTAGAATCAGGCGATGTGATTATCGATGGTGGGAATAGCTATTTTAAAGATTCCGAACGCCGATGTAAAGAATTGCAGGAAAAAGGGATTCTCTTCTTAGGCGTGGGGATTTCTGGAGGAGAAGAAGGTTCGCGTTATGGCCCATCAATTATGCCTGGGGGAAATCCTGAGGCGTGGCCACTAGTGGCTCCTATTTTTCAATCAATAGCAGCACAAGTGAACGGCAGTCCCTGCTGTTCTTGGGTAGGAGTTGGCGGTGCAGGTCACTATGTAAAGGCTGTCCATAACGGTATAGAATACGGAGATATCCAGTTGATATGTGAAGCCTACGGTATTTTGAGGGATTTTCTAGAACTTTCTTCAACTGCCGTTGCTACAATTTTTAAAGAATGGAATACCCTAGAATTAGAAAGTTATCTGATTCGCATTGCTGCTGAAGTCTTGGCCTTGAAAGATACGAATGGAGTCCCTGTCATTGATACCATTTTAGATGTTGTTGGTCAAAAGGGTACTGGAAAATGGACCGCGATCGATGCTTTAAATTCTGGAGTGCCCCTCTCTTTAATCATAGAAGCTGTTCTTGCTCGTTTCCTTTCTTCTTGGAAAGAGGTTCGTGAGAGAGCTGCTCGTGATTATCCAGGAACTCCCTTAATTTTTCAAAAGCCTCATGATGCCTCAGTATTTATTCAAGATATTTTTCATGCTTTGTATGCTTCAAAGATCATCAGCTATGCCCAAGGATTCATGCTTTTAGGAGAAGCTTCAGAAGAATACAATTGGGAATTGCACTTAGGAGAAATTGCTTTGTTATGGCGCGGGGGCTGCATTATTCAAAGCGCATTTTTGGATGTTATATATAAGGGATTTGCTGCTAACCCAAACGATTCTTCTCTCATCTTCCAAGAATATTTTCGTGCAGCACTACGCCACGCTGAGACGGGATGGCGTAGGACAGTAGTCACTGCAATTGGCGCAGGACTGCCTATTCCATGTTTAGCAGCAGCCATTACCTTCTATGACGGCTATCGCACAGCAAACTCTTCTATGTCGTTAGCTCAGGGACTTCGAGATTATTTTGGGGCTCATACTTATGAACGTAAAGATTGCCCTCGAGGAGAGTTCTATCATACCGATTGGGTACACACAAAAATTACAGAAAGAGTCAAGTAAATGCAAGAAATCTCAAGATAAAAACGATCTTGAGATTTCGTTCGCATCATTAACAAAGATTGCTGAGTTTAAGCTCTGATGTTAATCTAATTTTAGAACTTCGATAAACGCTGTATTGGGAATGGAAACTTTCCCAAATTCTTTCATACGTTTTTTCCCTTTCTTTTGCTTTTCCCATAGTTTTCGCTTCCTAGTAATATCTCCACCATAACACTTTGCTGTGACATTCTTAGAAAGAGCACGAATAGTTTCTCTAGCAATTACTTTTTTATTAATAGCAGCTTGAATGGGAATCTTGAATAGTTGTTGTGGAATCACATCAACAAGTTTCTCACAGATACTTCTTCCACGAGATTCTGCTTTGTCTCTATGGACTAAACAAGAAAAAGCATCTATAGGCTCTTCGTTGATCAGGACCTCTAATTTGATGATCGATCCCTTACGATAATCTCCAAGACGGTAGTCAAACGATCCGTAACCTTTGGTTACGGACTTCAACTTATCATTGAAATCTGAGACAATTTCATTTAAGGGAAGGTCATAAGAAAGAACCAAGCGGTGCTGATCTAACATCTCGGTTTTTATGCACACGCCGCGTTTATCTAAACAGAGGCTCATGATATTGCTCAGATATTCTTGAGGAGTGATAATATTCACATGAACCCAAGGTTCTTCGACATGCTCAATGATCGCAGGATCGGGGTATCCTGAGGGGTTATCAATATGTAGAGTCTTCCCATTTTTTAAGATCACTTTATAGATCACACTCGGAGCTGTTGCAATAATATCTAAGTCAAATTCTCGAATGATTCTTTCAAAGATAATTTCAAGATGAAGAAGACCTAAGAAACCACAACGAAAACCAAAACCTAGAGAGTGACTGCTTTCTTGTTCTACGGTTAAAGCAGAATCATTGAGCTGCAGTCTTCCTAAAGCATCTTTCAAAGTATCAAAATCAGAAGAATCTATAGGATAAATTCCAGCAAAGACTACTGGATTGATTTCTTTAAAGCCTTCTAGAGGGGTTTTCGCAGGATGCTTTGCTTTAGTGACTGTATCGCCGATCTTCACATCCTTAACTTTTTTGAGATTAGCAATAAAGAAACCTACCTGTCCAGGGCGTAATGAGTCTTCTATAAACGTCGCTTTAGGGAGAAAGGCTCCTATACCTAATACTTCAAATGAGGAGCCTTTAGAAGCCATAAAAATAATACGATCCCCCTTTTTTAATTCACCACTAATAATGCGTACATAGACCATAATTCCAACGTAAGAATCATAATGGGAATCAAAGACTAGCGCTTTAAGCTCGGTTTCTTCAGGTGCTTTTGGAGAAGGAACAAGCTCAATAATTGCTGTAAGGATGTCTGGGATCCCGACCCCTGTTTTTGCAGAACAGGCTACAATGTTCGTAGTATCTAGGCCTATATAATCTTCAATCTGTTTGGCAATCCTAACGGGATCAGCAGCAGGAAGATCAATCTTATTTAATACAGGAATGATCTCCAGATCTCTCTCGAGAGCAAGGTAGACATTAGCAAGGCTTTGCGCCTGCACGCCTTGAGCAGCATCCACAATAAGTAAGGCTCCCTCACATGTAGCTAGAGATCGGGAGACTTCATAGGAAAAGTCCACGTGGCCAGGTGTATCAATTAAATTCAGTTGATAAACTTCTCCTTCATATACATAGGTCATGGTCACAGGATGGGCCTTAATTGTAATGCCACGCTCTCTTTCAAGATCCATAGAATCTAAAAGTTGCTCACGCATTTCCCGCTCTTCTACTGTGCTTGTACTTTCTAAAAGGCGATCAGCAATTGTAGACTTCCCGTGATCGATATGCGCTATAATTGAAAAATTACGAATGTTCTCTAGCTTATATTCTTTCAAAATATACTGTGGTGTCGTCTGGTTTTATTAATGGCTTCATAAGGCTGTATTGAGAAAAATCGTTTAGAAAAAGATCAGTCTCTAAAATATTCTTACAGCTTGCATTTCTTATTTTTTTGCTAACAAGAAGATCCTGGCGGTTATCTTTAGCTTTGCACAAGTCAAAGTATAATAGATGACATGTAGAAACCACAAGAGTTTAAAGTCGAATCCGCGGTACGGTTCCAGAGTTGCTATCCCTATCGAAATGAAGTTAGAAGAAGTTCCACGCTAGTATGATTAAAATTATTACGGCCAGGGACTCTTCTGAAAGGGAAAAACGTTCTAAAAGAAAAAATAAAAAGCATTTACTATTTATAGTTGTTAATCTAGACTGCCTTCTGTTTCTTTTGCTTTACGCATAGCAAATGCGAAATATTACTTAATTGTTCCTGGTGTTGATTATGAGTGGGTTACTCGTTGTTCCACAAACTGTCTTTCAAAGATATGACACCAAAAGTTTTTCAAAAACTTCATTGATAGAAAATATTCTTTTGAGAATTTTTCTAATTTTTTCCACAGCTTTTTTGGCCTTTATAGTTTTTATCTGTCTTCCGTTTGGGGTTGCGTGCTTTGTAAGCGTGGTCTTTGGTCTTATATCCTTAGCTTTGCTTATCCTATCTTTGCTGGAATTAATCCAAGCATATCGTAAAGAAGACCCCCTACCCCTCCCTATGGGGTTTTTAAAGTTGATAGAAACGCACTACCCTCTTTCTATTTTTTATCTCGCTCTCAAAAAAAGACTCACTTTTGAAGAACTACATAAAATCATAGAATGTGCACAAAATAAAGTATCCTTAGAGGATCACCTATCACCATCTTTGCTTGAGAAAGTTCGTGCTTTTGGTATGGAGAACCTAACTAAAGACATTAGCAACTATCGCTTCCCCCTCATTTCATTAGAAGAGCTTATGCTGAAACATTGTCCTTTGTATTGGCTGCATCAATTCGTAGAATCTGGTTCTAAAGATGTGACGTTGTCTTTAATTGGCAAAGAAGAAAGTAGGTTAGATTATTGGCTAGGACCTCTGAACAAGGACACTTCTTCCCAAACTGTTTTTGATACAGCTGTTCACGCCATCTCTAATGAGATTTCCGAAAAGCAATTAGAAACTTTAGAATGTCATCTATACAAGCAGGTGGATGATGAAATGAATGAAAGCATCCATGATTGGGATAGTTCTCTTGTGCGCAATATTGTAAAAGACTTGGTCCAAGCTTGTAAGAAAAATGAAAGCAATGTATTTGGTCCTTATGCCCAAGAAACTCCTCCTAAATTTACTGAAGAAAGAGTGGATCAACTCTTACATTTCATCGTTGAAAAACGCTTTTCTTTTGCACAACTTAAGATGATTAGCAAGTTGAGCTTTACCGACTGGCAATGGCTTTGCTCTATAGATACCATGGGAATGTCGGGGTCTCAGGTAGCCTCTTTCGGAAGCTTTCTTTTACCCCTTGTATCTAATCCCTATATTCAACTTGCTCTTTGGGAAGAATTACGAGTAGCTGTGAAGCAAAATCTCTTGCTAGACCCTGTTCAGAATGCTAGTCAAGCTATTTGCAATCTATTTTCTGAAGTTGCAGAACCTCTTCGAAAGAAACTTAAGAGAGAAAAATAACCTTATTAATTTTAGAATGATTTAACAAAACTATTCTAAATACTCCTGTAGTTAGCTTACAGCGAAGATACTTGGTTATACAATCTTTGTAGAGATACGCCAACTATAGTCAGGTTTCCCAGCTTCTCGGCTTATCGAGCGGCGTTTCGTCTTAGTATCCTTTCAGTCCTTGCTGCTATAATTTCTATAATTGCTTTGGTATACAGTTCTTCTCTTCCATCCACATGTTTAGGAACTGCCTGATCCTAGTCTGATTCGTTCTTTTTGCTTCTGCTGAGATCACTGTTTCTAAGATCAGAAAAGAATCAGGGGACGTGCATCCCTACAAGCGAGGTAGGCACCTAATTTTGGAGAACTTCTTCTGCAATATTGTCCGTTTCCTTAGTTGGGATGAGCTGCGCGAAATACAAATCCAAGAAAGATTGGAGAAAGGAGAAGTCGTAGACAATCTTTGTTTGACCTTTAAAAAACAATTTAAAAAATTATAAAACGTCTTTAAAAACTACTCTAAATACTATTTAGATATAAGGCGGGAGAAAAAATAACAAGCGCATCTTGTGGAAATTTCCTAAGTTGTTAAGCATCAATCCTAAATTTTTTAGGGACTTGTAAAAGGTATTTCTACTCTAAATTCTCAGTGAGAACCCTTCTTAAAGGCACTTTTTATTATAGGAATTTCTTGAATTCGAGATTTTTATTTACACATAATCTATAATGCCTTGAATAAATCTATATTCAAGGAGTAACTATGAGCATGACTATCATTCCACATGCTTTATTTAAAAATCACTGCGAGTGCCACACTTCCTGTTCTTTAAGTTCAAGGACTGTGTTACGAGTAGCCATTGCTAGCCTCTTTTGTATAGGAGCGTTAGTAGCTTTAGGGTGTTTATCGGCTCCCATTTCTTATATTGTTGGAGGCGTTTTAGCTCTTGTTGCTTTGGTCATTCTTGCTTTGGTGATTTTAGCTTTAATTTTTGGAGAGAAGAAGCTCCCTCCAACGCCAAGAATCATTCCCGAGAGTTTTGCTGAGGTCATAGGGGAGACCTACAGCCCTGGAATTGCTGCTTTTGTAAAAGAACAGCAGTTGACGTTAGCCGAGTTTAGACAATTTTCTATCGCGCTACTTTGTAATATCTCTGTTGAAGAGAAAATAAAACAACTCTCTTCTGAATTACAAACTAAAATAAAGAACTACGGCATTAACAAACTCGAAGATGATTTAGCAAAAAATACCTGGCCAGTATTTGAAGATATCTTAAACCAATCCTGTCCGATGTATTGGCTTCAGAAATTTATATCAGCAGGAGATCCAAAAGTCTGTCAAGACTTAGGCCTACCTAAAGAATGTTACGGGTACTATTGGTTAGGGCCTTTGGGGCATAGTACAGCTAAATCAACAATTTTTTATAATGCGATGCGCAATATCCTTGGAAAATTAACGAAAGAAGACATTACATTGTTACAAAACAAGGCCCTTCAAGGGCAATGGGACGACGAGGCAGTCAAGGAAGTTATTTACCGCATACACAACACCTATGCCAAACAGGGGGTGCTTACAAAAGAGGTGATCAGCAAGGAATTGCTCTTGTTGAGCTTGCATGGATATTCTTTTGATCAGATTCAGTTGATTACGCAACTTCCTCAGGATACCTGGGAATCGCTGTGTTATATGGATAATGGTACGGCATATAACCTTCAGCTTTGTGTTCTTGGAGGAGCTCTATCATCACAAAATCTTCTTGAAGAAACCTCTAAGGATTTTGATATAAACATATGTCTCTTCGTTATGAAGGATCTAAAAGAAAAGGTCGAAGTTTTCAAAACTTCTGAGGATTTTCAAAAGATGGGGCTGGGGAAATACTTACTACAATGTCTGAGTGCAGTTTCTAAGCGACTAGCAAGTATATTAAGACAGGGGCTTCTGTTGCGAGCTATAGCTCATGGAGAAAAGAAGACTCCAATTTATGAAGTCGATTTTACGACAGGGACCAGAAAACTAACTCGTTCCTCTAAAAGTGGTAAGGCTACCTAGGCTTTTAGTCTCAAAAGGAGACAAGGGAAGATATCGAAAGAGAGTTTCCTATTTTGAAATAGAAATCTCTAAGACATAAGTATCAGGAAGGCACCTTTTCTTGAATTTGAACAGGGACCTCCTCTTCTGTTTGAGGTTGAGCGAAGATTTTTTTCGTCAGTGGATGGACTGTTGTGTTTAGTAAGCCTTTAAAGGTTGAATTATAGGTTGTTAAATTCTCCAGGAAAGTCGCTAGAGTCGTTGATTCCCTACGGATCGTTTTAAACTGATCTAAATTAAGGAGAGTCAGCAAAGGGAGAAAAGCTTCGCTTTTTCTATTAATTAGGCCTTGTGTGTAGAGATTTCCAATTAGAGACGCCAACTCCATGTTTTGAGATTGTCCTATGTAGTCTGAATTCAGGGAACAGAGGTTTTCCCATAAATTACATGGGACTGTTTTGATTAGGGACATCTGTTTCCAAGAGTACTGATGCTTAAAAATAAAAAACAGCATCTTGTAGAATGCATTTTCTTCAAGAGGCGGCTCTGATAGATTTTCATAGGATTGATACGCGGTACGATACATAGCAAAGAGCTGCTGTTTCATAGAATTTAAATCGTTATTATCAAGGTTCCACTCTCCGTTTAATGCTGCATACTTAAGATATCGAAAAGTATTTTGGGTCAAGACTCTAGCTAAAACTAGTGTATGTAGATTCAGAATGGAGGGATTAGCTTGTTTAAAACCTAAGGGAATAAACCAATAGATAGGAAGCATTTCTTTTTTTACATAATCCCGAATTTCTTCTTCTGTAGAGCTGTCACTACTTCTCTTCATTCCATAAAGTTCTATAACGTTGCTACCAGAAGAAATAAACTCCCCCAGCCAA includes:
- a CDS encoding DUF1389 domain-containing protein, with amino-acid sequence MSNMTSPVIHNSCIGSYYFEIKNSTIIHIAVSAILILGALLAFLCAAAPISCIISGVLLGLGLLIALIGLILGIKKVKPVIPSKEQLLPEDLLKEIRPRYPNFVSDFILEAKPNLNELMFFIDFLNKLHSEIQSDENYCLPESLQCKIDAFGGISRIKNEIRAAALKRLKSAAHSRPLFPPLKELLQKLYPFFWLGEFISSGSNVIELYGMKRSSDSSTEEEIRDYVKKEMLPIYWFIPLGFKQANPSILNLHTLVLARVLTQNTFRYLKYAALNGEWNLDNNDLNSMKQQLFAMYRTAYQSYENLSEPPLEENAFYKMLFFIFKHQYSWKQMSLIKTVPCNLWENLCSLNSDYIGQSQNMELASLIGNLYTQGLINRKSEAFLPLLTLLNLDQFKTIRRESTTLATFLENLTTYNSTFKGLLNTTVHPLTKKIFAQPQTEEEVPVQIQEKVPS